ATTCACTGTATTGGCCTGGTGGAGAATGGGACTGCGAGGAACGAAACGGTCCAACACTGCATCAGGAATACCGGAAGAGCCAGACAACTTGACCTGTGAATTGAGCCGCAGCAACAATAACGTAGCCGCTTGATACATGTATGAATATGAATGGGAGCACAGGATCAAATACATTCGAGGCTTGGGGCCGACCCCTGCcgctgccagctgccagctgtGCAGATAAACTTCACTTTACTCTCGGCTCACTTTACTTTCTGAATCTATGATTATTTAAGCCTGGCATCCCATCTCTTTCATCTGCTTTTCGTTTCTTCACTCACCTAACCAACTCCTGCTTTTAAATTTCTAGTTTTGCTTGCTCGCTTGTTCCTCCCTTGTTCTCTTGCACCTCGATTTGGACCACAAGTCAACACTACTCTTGTACGTGTAGAATTTCTTCATATCCCCTAAAAGCATTCACGACAACAGGCTCCACGAATTTGACCCATGAAAACACCAAATTCTCCCCCAGCACGGCCCTGTTTATCACGAGCACCCCTAGTTGTCCCAATATTAACTTTCCAAGCAGGAGCCTGAATCACCAGCACCGGCCCCAGCCTGCACATTCCCACATCGCGTCAAGACCTTGACAGTAGCAACGTGCGTGTATAGAGCTGCCTGCTTTCCTAAGCAATATCAACATGGCCTTTTATGAATGGGGACCCAACCAGGTACGTCTTGATCTCCTCGGCTTTCATTTCCAGCACTAATAAAATGTAGAGCTTCAACGAAGAATTCTTTACTCTGAGCCAGGACAAACTTCACTATGAGTCCGTCAATGAGGAATCACCTCTGGAGGAAACAATAAACGCGCCGTCAATCCCTCCCCCCATGATGAACTACCACCATAACGGGTTTCCTTTTACACCCCCCCCTGAAGCCCTTCCTGACCTCCATGATGGCATCCCTTTCAGCAATGAGGCTTACGGCTGGAATCCCTATCCCCTCTACGGGTTCGGTTTTCTCAATGCAAGCACGGCAATGCCAGCCGAGCAAGTATACCGCATGGCACCAAGTATTGTTCCCGCGACACACACAACATACAATGCGGTTCCTATGCCTTATTTTGGCATGGATCCCCTCGGCGGCAGTTACCTTGGAGCACGCTCCTTCTCACCGGCCTCAAGCACGGAAACTACCCTTGCGGCCGGTAGCATCTCTACAGCCACAGTGTCCCCTCCCCCGGCGAACCCAGACCAAGGGAATCATACCCCGGCCTCGGCTGCCTACGCCGAAGCCAGCCGGCCACATGCTGCCAGCGAGGCTCCAGTAGACCCTCTGCCGCCGGTTGAGTCTTCTGCTGCCCGtcgagcagaagaagaccgCATCTTGATGGAATGCAGAAGACTGGGCATGCCCTACGCGGCCATCCAGAAGAAGCTCGGGTCAAAGTTGGCAGAGTCAACTCTACGCGGTCGCGTCAGACAGTTCACCTTGCCCCCTAGGGATCGCGAAAGGAAACCAGCCTGGTCGGATAAAGATGTACGCCTCTGTGTGCCAAGCGCTCCGTGTACCTTGTCGTGCTCTAACGTGCTGGTGCTAGATTGAACTTTTGAAAAGAGCCGTCCCGCTCTATCGAAAGCCCGGCGGCAGGCCAAAGGTCTTCTGGGAACAAGTCGGCCGGTACATTCAAGACCATGGGGGGTCTCGCAAGTTCTCTGGCAAGACTTGCCATGCGAAATACAAAGAGGTGACGGGACGGGATTACTAATACCGGAAGCAAGAGAGGCCTCTCGACACGATGAGGGCACGTATCAAAtttcttttgttcttggcTAGGAAGTTGTTTTTGTTTGGCCCACGGCTAGTTTTGTACACTTGATGTAAAGTAACGCCGCCGGAAGGCAAGGCGTCGAGGCTAATATCCACCGCATTATATAACATCGCTTGGTGACAGTATATCCACGGCACTGGTTTCACACCAGCCCAGACGCAAGATACAAGATGCAAGACAGCCAATCTACCGCGTACTCACACCGCCCTCTCCTAGACTTGTCCCGGCAGCCCAATCTTCCCCAGCACATCCGCCAGACAGCCAGGATTCGCCCGCAGCGCCTCCCACTCGTCCTCGCTCCTGACCAGCGCCGTGCCAGCCAGCACCGTCCCGTTGAGCGCGAGCCGGCCCACGTCCTGCCCCCCCCGGCCGCAGACCGCCGCGCCCTCCGCCAGCCTCGGGCAAATCACGAGCCGGTTCCTCGTCACGGCCATGTTGTAGCTCATCTCGCCCTCACGCGGCGCCCGCTCGCCGACGGCCCTGCGCGCCCGCCCGCACAAACGCACATACGCGCCGTGTACATCGGCGCCCGACATGCCCGGCGCTATGGGCTCCGAGAACACCGCAAACGGCGCCTGCTCGAGACGCCCCCCGTCGTGCGCCAAGACGTCCCACGGCgcgtggccgtcgtcgtctcctGACACCAGCCCGTCGCGCATCCTGGCAATGGGGAGCAGCTGGATGTGCCTGtggggctggctggcgccCGAGTGCTCGCcgctgttgaagaaggcgaaCAGCCCTTCGCCGTCGGCCCGCGCGAATGCCTCTATGCACGCGAGCGTGGCCTCCAGGTCGGCCTCTTCCAGCGCGTCGGTCTGCTGCTTGAACTCCTTTGTGGCGAGGATGAAGTGCTCTGGTACTATGGCGAACTTGTTGAGCACCAGGTAGTGCGATGGGCCGACGTCGGCAATGTACAGTGCCGGCGGGGGGTTGGCAAACGGATCAGACGGCTGGTTGGGGGACGGTGACGCATCTTGCTGCGGTGGTGGTTTGGGCTTGCTGGCGAGTGCTGGCGAGAAGCGGAGTTGGAACTTGGGGCTCGTCGTTTATGTTAGCATTTGGCGGATGCGGGAGCTGTTTGATGGTGAGGTGGAAACCGGGCGGGCTCACGGGGACCGAGTTGACGGGTAGGACGGTGACCTTTGTCGGGAAGTAATGCAGGTCGCCTCCCGAGAGGGCCTTTGCAAACGTGGTCTTGACGAGTGACGGGAGGTTGGATGGTGCGCTGAGTGCGCGGGCCATTGTGGTAAAGGCGGAAATGAACGAATGGCGTATGAGTCCGAGGGTGAGAGACTGAGAGTGAAGCTGGCCGTGATGGTTTTAGGGCCGCCTTGTGCTGGTGGGGCTGCACGTGTTTGGACTTGGTCTTGTTCGCATCACGACATCGTACATGTGTGCTTGGAGGAGTTCCAACGTTGAGCTTTTGTTTACGGTGATGATTGTCTATTATTATTCtacttggtcttggtctaGGTCGTTGGTTGTGGTTCGCGCCCTCACCCGCCAAGGGCTGCTTTGGCCACGCTTCATGCAACAAGTCCATCAGACTCTCCTTATACCCCGGGCAATCCAATTACTGCTCTCACAGCGGGTACGACCCGAGGAACAATATATACCAGATACACTCCGACAAGAGCCGTCAGTAGTCCGGTAAGCTGTCAATGGTTAGCCTCACCCAACTAGTCTTACAAAACTGTCGACGTACCTTCTCAAACCACGTATGGAAATAAATTgccgtcatcaacagcatcCACAGATTCAAGCCCGCCACTCCAAGAGCCGTCCTTGTCCCAATTCCAAGGGCGTATCCTCCTCCTTGCCCGGCGGCCGTCTCAGCCTCGACATTGGCGCTCTTCACCGCCCCATCAGGCAAGACGATGCATCTCTCCTCGGCCAATCTGCTGCTCCATCTGCTTACCGCCCACCCAATCTCCTGAGCCAGGAAACACGTAcccagcaccagcagaaaTACATGTCCCGAGATGTCATGTCCACCGTTCCACTTCCCGCCGGCTGCCTTGCATGCCACGGCGGTGAAGGCCTCGCCGATATCAGCGCTGCCCTGCAGAACATCCCGCTCAGCCATGTCGCATTTCCCACCCGTCCACCTGAAGCCGCGGTCAATCATGGGCGGGCCGAAGCACCACTGCGTGACCAGGAACCACCACGCCGTGACAGCCGCCCAACGCAGCACCGCCCGTAGTCGTCGTGGCGTAATGTCCAGACCGCCGGCACCACCACTAGGGTGCGTAAACAGGAAGAAGTAGAATGCGAATGTAGTCCATCCCCAGCCGCGCTTCACAAAGACCACGTTGAAGATATTGGACTTGCGGGCAAAGTAGCTGGGCGCCGCGGAGGGGTCTTGCGAGTGCGACTGCGTCATGTGGTCGTAGTGCGCGGAACGGGTTTCGGGAGACAGGACAGAGAATAGAGtgccgaagacgaggacgagaggGAAGACGGCGAGTAGGAGGCGCTCGGTCGGCGTTGGGAGCAGAGGCGGGTTGCGAGGCGGCGACAAGTTCTGCGGTTGCCGCGCGGTTGAGCCCGTGGCGGTCGGTTCCATGGACGAGCCTGCGCTGCGCCGGGTCGTTACCATGATGGTTGCAATGAAGCGAGTGCGGGTTAGGGAGAGAGGAGACAAGGTCAAAGGATGGAGCGCAACTTCATGGCGTGAAATGCAATCTCGGGTGCGGGATGGATTGCTCGCGCGATGAGAAGTGGAAGGCGGTGGAAGGCGCAAGATTGTTTAGAAGTCGGTGACGTATTCGACGCCAAGATCCGCCTGCATAATTGGGAACGCTGTGTGGCGCAGGGCCAGTTAACGCCACGAATCACTCGCCACGTTTAGAAATCTGAACTAGCCGCGTGAAAATGTTGAACCTCGCACGACGGCTGAGTCTGCACTTGCTGCTGGCCACTCTGTCGGTTCGGTGTAACAGCCATCTATCCAGGGACGCTCGAGGCCATCGTTGGCCGCTTGTGGTCGCACCGGCGCCTTTACTATTCAAACTTGGTAGACAGCCAAGTCCGTGGATTGAGCAGACCGGCTCCCGGACTAGGCTTGAGGCATTGACAAGTCACTACGGTTACCTGGAAACcctaccagttgaccttttgtGGTGAGAAAAGGCACAGAGATGGTCAAAACGAAACCCTAGTCGAAAATTATACGATATCCCGTACTCCGAATCTAGATGCCGTGGCGGCAACAAGTGGGGAATCGCGGCTGTGGCGACATCATGATAATGTCACCGCGGCCTTTCTTGGCTGTCTCTTCTGCAGGCGGCACGACGGCACGCGTATCAAGCCGCAAGCCGCCATCTCACCCGGCCGCCGTCGACAGATGTTAACCACACCCTCAACAAGCAACTCCTCCTATCAAGGCTCCCCACgtgtcgaggtcgagcagAGAGTCAAACGCCCCGCGGTCGACTTCTTCTGAGGCCGGACCGTACTAGAGTTGCGGCCCggtcgacaatgtcgacatggaggcatGTGAATCACGGGCGGCTGGCTAGATACCCTGCTAGCGTGATGATGTGGAAacgccatggcggcatggACAAATCGAGCACGACAGTCGATATCTCTTCTTCACCGCGGTGTATATGAGGCGAAAGAACACAACACTGCAAGGACAGTTTCTCCTCGACGCATGTTCAAGTCTGACATGTATCGTCAAAGTACCGGACAGATTTGACAAAGCTTTCCTTGCTGTAATCTTTCTACGAGCTCCCTGAGAGCTGTCAAATGCTGCGAGTGGCCTTGTTCAGCCGAGCCCCCACTACTACTGGCAATTTATGACCGATCAGTTCATTACCCCGGACGcccatacggagtacatatgtacgtacatatcAACTGGTAGTCCCTGAAACCCCGGGAAAGAAGATTGCCTGGCTTCTGAATGTCGGGTaattgtacggagtactccgtactgatGTGGTGGGGAGCAAGAGTCAGTGGCCTCGTTTCCACCTCACGACGCATTAGAAGGCACCAAGTACCAGTACCTGGTGTATTATGAGCCGATCTAGGTGCTGTTATCGCTCTACTGGACACGGGACTTCCAAGCACCTGGACTGACGTTGCCTGCGTCATGCATCCCAGTCTGACAGCCACCTCGAGCACTTGAACTCTGAAACCTCTCTTACATCCCCAAGCCGGTCACCGCCTGTCCAACCTTTTGTCGCCGGTGTTCTTGCTCAATGCCACCATGGGAATCTTGATTATC
The DNA window shown above is from Metarhizium brunneum chromosome 1, complete sequence and carries:
- the scs3 gene encoding FIT family protein is translated as MVTTRRSAGSSMEPTATGSTARQPQNLSPPRNPPLLPTPTERLLLAVFPLVLVFGTLFSVLSPETRSAHYDHMTQSHSQDPSAAPSYFARKSNIFNVVFVKRGWGWTTFAFYFFLFTHPSGGAGGLDITPRRLRAVLRWAAVTAWWFLVTQWCFGPPMIDRGFRWTGGKCDMAERDVLQGSADIGEAFTAVACKAAGGKWNGGHDISGHVFLLVLGTCFLAQEIGWAVSRWSSRLAEERCIVLPDGAVKSANVEAETAAGQGGGYALGIGTRTALGVAGLNLWMLLMTAIYFHTWFEKLTGLLTALVGVYLVYIVPRVVPAVRAVIGLPGV
- the APA2 gene encoding Diadenosine 5',5'''-P1,P4-tetraphosphate phosphorylase 2, whose translation is MARALSAPSNLPSLVKTTFAKALSGGDLHYFPTKVTVLPVNSVPFQLRFSPALASKPKPPPQQDASPSPNQPSDPFANPPPALYIADVGPSHYLVLNKFAIVPEHFILATKEFKQQTDALEEADLEATLACIEAFARADGEGLFAFFNSGEHSGASQPHRHIQLLPIARMRDGLVSGDDDGHAPWDVLAHDGGRLEQAPFAVFSEPIAPGMSGADVHGAYVRLCGRARRAVGERAPREGEMSYNMAVTRNRLVICPRLAEGAAVCGRGGQDVGRLALNGTVLAGTALVRSEDEWEALRANPGCLADVLGKIGLPGQV